In Ornithodoros turicata isolate Travis chromosome 1, ASM3712646v1, whole genome shotgun sequence, the DNA window GGTAATGTTTGAGCACAGAGGTTTATGAAATAGGGTGTGACTATTTCGTCTCGCGGCAGAAACCTGAAAGTATTCCGCTGACACAGTGCACACAGAACCGTCATAAGCATTACCTGTTTACGAGTAACAGTTTGTTTACGGGTTACACCGAACGCATTGTGATCGTGTAACTCCTGCGGGTGATCATAACGCTGCCTATAACCTCTGGCCACCAGAGAGTTTCGTCTAAGCTCGTTACCAATTATGTAACCTCTACAGCAGGAGTTATCCGTTCTCAGAGGTAAGGTGAGAAGtgaccgttttaagagtgtaccttttaTTTTTAGAGGTAAAAACGCATATAAATTTTTTACCTCTATTAGAAGTGatcgttttaagagtgtacagaggtgggcaacgtcacgactatgcGGTCTGGgggaacgtgcgtcctgggccgacttctcagggAACTGTaccaacatatgtctgacagcgtctgaggaaaacccaggaagcaCCCGAGACGGAGCCGGCACCGCCGGCTCTGTTCCTTTGCAGGAGCATTATTTGTTGCATCATGCCGCAAccaaaatagagagagagagcaaaaaaaaaaaaaacaacaaaacaaacaaacaagaaatatgGAGGGGcattcactgctcctttaaatgaGATCAGCACGTTAATGCGCTTTTGTAATGCATTTGCTCATCTTCCAAGATGTATTCTCCGCACAGAATCTACATTAGGAAATATTGGAACTGCCACATGGCCTCAAGGTACACTGATTGTGCTGGACGTTTTTAAGGGCGTTGGAAAGACAACGGCATCATACAAATTAACTGTTCGATATTTCCATATTTTCAAATGAAATTCATTAGCAATAGACAAACATCGGTACACATCCGGTACTTACTTATTGATGATGTCAGATGATGCAATGTGATTCATTTTAATGCCATTGCCTGGTATACACTGAACCACATAGTCAAACTGAGAATAGATGTAGTAACCAGAACTTCACCTGCTACGTGTCGAGCTTGTACATAAACATTTCATAGTCCTGTATAATAATTGAAGTAAACCAACTGTACCATTTCCACGTTGCCGTGAAAGTACATGATATTGCACAGGTTTAGTTTCATGTCAGTGAGGGAAGACGTCTATGCATTTAACTTTTGGACGCTCTCTCTTTCTTGGGTCTCACTTGGGTTCTTCACAAAGTGCGCATTTCGTTAGGTATCATCCTGAACAGATGAGAACGCTATGCACTATGTGCTGAAGCCTTGAACTCGTTGAGCCGACCCATGGGCGACACTGGCGACGGGCGAATGCTAAGTGAGTCGAGCTCTTCAGACATACACTGGTCACTTAAATTCAACCCATGCGATTGTCGTTCGTCGACAGAGCCTTTGAGGCTTCGAAGAGTGTAAGTGACACTTTTGGAGCCTGTCCAGTTTCCGTGAGCGTCGTATGGGCTGGAGCCGCCGTCTCGATGCTTTGACCACTGGCATCGCAGGATGGCCCGAAAGGCCCGCTTGTACTCTCGACTCGTGGATGCATATATGAACGGATTGAGGCAAGAGTTCATGTAGCCTGTCCAAAAACAGAAGTCGAACAGGAGAGGAGGAATAGTGCAACTTTTACACAGGGTGCCTGCGTAAAAAGAAACATGCATTTACCATTGCAAGATGACAATGTTTGGTTGTCGTGCATGCATTTTCAAAGTTGACCTGCAGCAGCCAGACACGTCTTTCCGAACCGAACGTGTCTTTAACATTTCTATCTGTGGCTGGCTACTTTGTTAGAATTGTGAGAGTTACGTCATGCAGGGAAGGGCAGACGGGAGTAGTGTTAATATATATAAGTAATTAATATGATGCGCGTATACATTGCTGTTTTAGACGCCAATCACCTTCCCTATTCTCCAGTCATCTCCTTGACATCAGTGACATTTTACTACCCCGCCATTTGAAGAATCACCTACGAGGACACCGACGAAACGGTGATGAGCTGAAGGAAGGTGCTGAACATTATTTTCCGGGGTGcgacaaaacttttttttttttagaaaccaGGGAACTTGCCAACAGATGCGTTGAGTGCATTGATGGCCATGGTAACCGCATTGAAAAATAGAGGTGCGTCCTTGTTCCCATAATTGTTAGTCCTGTGTTAGGGTTAGAACTTACTCCCCTTAACTTAACTCCCCATTTTGCATGCCATGACTTACTTAATGGCAAGATGAAGAAGAATGGAAACCAGCACATAATGAACACGCCCACGACTATTCCCAAAGTTTTGGCTGCCTTCTTTTGCCTCTTGAATTTGGCCAGTCGACCTTGTATGCCTACGGTGGAGAGTTTCTGGCCTTTGTCCGTACCGTTCACATCACACTGCGAACCCGAGAAAGCCCTATTCGTCCTCGTGTGCACACGCAGAGTTAGCTGTTCCGCATCACCGGATGGCTTGATAATTTTTACGCCGGTTTCCAGAAACTTGGTCTGCCGCGCCGCAGCTTTGTAGATGCGATAATAGAGCACCAATATGATGAACGTTGGAATGTAGAAAGAGAACGCCACCGAAAACACCACGTAACCAGTCTGTTTCGTGACTTCGCATACGTAGGGAACTGACGGCGGCGGTTCTCGCCAGCCAAACAGCGGGCCCACGGATATCACCACAGACAGCAGCCACACTAAAATGCAGGCTAAGACGGCGCGCTTGTGGGTCACTATGGTGGAGTAAGTTAGAGGCCGTGTGACACCAATGTACCTGTCGACACTGATGACGCACAGACTATTGATAGACGCGGTGCAGCACAAAACATCCGTGGCAGCCCAAATGTTACAGAAGATCTGACCAAAGAACCACTGCTTGTCTAACAATTCCAAGGTGGCAGAAAAGGGGAGAACGCTAGCGCCCAACAAGAGATCTGCCAGGGCAAGGTTGATGATGAAGCAGTTTGTTGTGGTACGTAAGTTTGAGTTGAGTAACACAGCCATGAGGACCATCACATTTCCGGTTATGGTGAGTAAAATGAGGAAAAGCAACAGTCCACCCTTGAGAATAACTGTGGTCAAGTCAACGTCCGCAGTGGAGCGGTACGATGTGACGTTCAAGTCTTCAGCGAAGTAGGAAGAATAGTTTTCCAGAAAGGCGATAGAAACCAGGAGTGATTCTGACACGTTCGATGATCTCGTAATACTTTCCATGTCCGTATCACTTCGTGTACCGGCTTTCTTAACGGTAGCGGTGTCATTCAGATGTGCGGCGATGCAAGTTCAGCGTATCAAAGGGATTTGTGCCTCGTCTCTGATACTGCCAGTGTTCATTTCTGCGTTCCATTCGAGCAGGTAATGAGATGTGGTTCGTGGTAGAGAGGAACGCCGGAGCTTGTCGCATTCGTTCTTCTATTGCTGCAACGTACCGGCTTCGTCTCGAGGTCGATATAACCTGGAAGGAGGAAAGTATGCAAGTAAGTAACGACAGATGGAAAGGGTGAGGCTGGTAGCCACCTAATTCTCtcaaccccccctccccccctctgtCGATAAGACAATGAATGCACTGTGTGAAAGCTATGCAAATATAGGACCTATAAAGAAGAGACCGAACCCTGTGGGTTCTTGCTACATTGTGAAACACCGCAGGTCATCGTCATAGTTGTGACTGTACTGTCGTGTCACAAATGCTCTTGGAGACCCCATATCACATGTATGTATGCAGACGAATGACAGAACCAGGAGTGAACTGTCTGCATAACATATACTCGTATTGTGCAGATATTCTGGCGAGGACACAATGTCCCAATCAACGTATTAATTAAGCAAGTTTGCTATCTACGAGTCCTGTCTCTGTTTAGAGCTGACATTTCTCGGCGTTGCTTATATGTCTGCCCCGTATGTTAAGCAGTTCGGAGTAGACCTGGCCGCAGTTGCATGAGACACTAGTCTTTGTGGTGACTACGCTGCCTATGGGGTATATATGGCCAAAGAGCTCTCAAAGTTTTCCCATACATTTTCTTTCTAAAATACATCTTTATGAAACATTTCCACATATCTGGGCTGGTGTCCTAGGCAATGTCTTTTCCTACGTATACACTTTCGCTAGTTCTGCGAATAAAGAACACGATCTCCTTGTCGCATACGAAGAAACTACGTCATGGCTCAAACCAGAAAGTTATTTCGTCTTTGTCAATATTAGCAGGTTACTACACTCACTTCTGAAACTGCATGCATCCGGCTATTTAACAAATCGACTACTCTCCGTGTCCTGAGCCTCAGAAAGCTCATCTTACCACACCTCACGGGCCACGCACTCCACAAATTATGGCACGGTCCCTGTGTCGAGGGTTCAGCCCTTCCAAGAGTTATCGTGCGCCTCTTGCTTTATTGTGCTGGCCGACTTGTCGGCGGCGGATACTTGGACGAAGAGGTTTGCCTCAGGCAAGTCTCTCGTCTTTTACGGGATTAATATACCCGCGCTGCTTCGTATTTTCTCAACGCAACTCTCCCGGTACTTTTCCAAGTTTTATAACGTGTGGTCTGAAGGCGCGGACACCCGTTAAATTACTagaaaattactcctttttccAGGCTTTACCGCGTGGGGGGCGTCGCGTCGTCGGCATGAACGTGGTCACCGAGGCGAAAGGACGGTTCCGCGCGCTCCGTCTGGCGAAGCGTTATGAATCATCCGCATTTAGGTTGAGGCAGACAAATAGCAGATGGTCTACTACCACGCTTAAAGTGCAAAAAGTTCGCAGCAGTTTGGTAGTCCTCATCAAAGGCTTCGTTGTAGCTTTCTTTTCTTCGCGAGCAGTCGAAAGCCTGATTAGAAACAGGCTACGCAGATTATTCGACGTGACAGTAGGATGCTCCTTCTTTctggcgcacgttaaagaaccccggGCGCCCGAAATTATTCGCAGTCCTGCTCAGCACTGcgacacgtgcagcatgtcgaaATGAAACCAACTGAGTGCTGTTAGTAGCGGCGTATCGTAGTCGCCAGTATTTTGGCATGGTGCATAACTAATCAATTAGATAAGACTAATTAGATAATTTTTAAAATATTGGTTCAAGGGCCGATGTCTCAATCGGAAAGTTGAAGAGTGACGTGAGAAACGCATCACCCAGGAGTTTCCCAACAACGTACACTTTTTTTCGGCCTAAAAGAGCCCGCGAAATACAAAAAATAATCCGCGGGCGCGAATGAATGAATAAGTGGTGATGATGATCATCATAATAATAAAAACCAGTACGATATTATGATTGCTAATCTGCTTTGGTTTCATTCACGTGTAGCGCACCGTCTTTTGGTGCATGTTAGTTTGGGATCTGGGGTCGCTACGTCCAACGAGACGTTtcatccaacgcgccgttacatccatcggtggACGTATCGGCGCATTGAATGCAACGGCTCGTTGGCTATAACGGCACGGTACGGATGTACCGACACGTTGGATGTAACCGGACGGTGGACTTGGTGGCCCTTTGGAAGTAACTGCTCGTTGGATAAGCGGCTTCAGGATATGTCGTGTCCTAACTAAAATGGCATCAATGCAGTTTTGGAATCAGCCACTCCCTAACAGATATTTCGTGGCGTGTCCTcggaatgtttttgtttgtttgatcgttcgttcgttcgtttgtttgtttccgtGAGAGTCCGTCAAATTGCGCTGTTTTATGATTTGATATGTTCACAAGTAAAGGACAGAGTTGCTGTCGTAAGAGAATAAATTAGGTGGGGTTCTAAATTACGAGGTTGGTGCACAAGTTGAAATCCCCAAATCTCAAAATATTCACGAAATAATGTAGTTGGGCATTAGGTAAAAAAGCTGCTGGTGTCATATTctgcttgccgtagttggcCTCGCTGAGGGCGAGCTGCTCGTCACGACCAACGCAACGCGTCATGTAATGGGAGTAGcgcgcgtcctaggccgacttccaaggaaaCCGTCGGGGGAAACCCAGGCAAAACCTCCTGGAAGCACGGCCGGACTGGGCATAAGTAAGAAAGCAACCAACACGGCTTTACGACAACGAATGGCGCGAAGGCAGTGCCGTCCGTTGACAATTAAAAAAAGCCATCTGCTGTACACCTAACATTTTATTAAATTGCACGTTGCGCCGCAAATGCGCGTTGCTTAGAACTCAGTAACCTGCCTCACACTCTAACGACCTTCGTTTTGTGGTTGTACCAATATAGCAGCTGTCGATGAACCAATCAATGTCAATCCGTATTACAGGtcacttctttttatttatttagttccTATTCAAAGAAGTACCCGTGAGGTACCGCGTTAGCATCTAGGTTTGACACAGGCGTCTATGTTCAGCGACACCTGCGTTCTTTGCGCTGGCATTGGAACCACAACCACTGTCCCACACTTTCCTATGTCTGTGGATGTAATGGCGCAATGGACGTAACAGCTCGTTGTGTACGGTTTtccgttggatgtaacggctcgttaTATGTACTGACTTATGGATGTATCGGCCAGAAATGGACGTAaagtctcgttggatgtaacggtcgTTTGTATATGTAACAGCAGGGTGGATGTAACAACTCGTTTTTGGATGTAAGAgcacgatggacgtaacggcgcatTGGATGTAGTGGTACGTAATCGTCACCCTGAATATGCGAGCTGACTCACCTTACATAGAAATCTAATAGAAAATATTCGTCTTTTCTGACCGCTCCTACCTGCAGCGGGCAACAACACGGGCCTGTTTGTGATAGCGGTCAACAACACATGATCTTCACACTCttctatagggaccgtgcgacgcCAAAAGGGGGCACGCTGCTCCCAGAGCCGCCaggacagcgccgccagtggcggtcttgggaGTATCCGACGTGACACCACGTCGCCCGTTCTATGAATTCTCAAGTGGAAGTGCACGTTTGCgcggcgaccgccgtaattataGAAGGGTTGATTTTCGAAGAGCGAATAATGTGGATCCTTTCAGGAGCCCGAACGAAGAGAacggagacaaactgcacagaagcaaccgccgtatttataatgtgtctaacagtgcggaaggagaTACAACCACTCGCGTCTATCTGTGTCAAAACACCTTTaagtcgagaggatggttatttaaCGTCTCACAAAATCCTAGCTTGCTAGCAAAGACTAGGCACATTACTCTGACTCCAGCCACTTGTGacatcatgtttttgactgggTCTCGTATTCCTTTCGTCCGTGTGGCACATTACTGCGCACacagcttcgtcactgaaatctacatcgtgcgtccgcttTATCCATACGAATAAATACGTGTGGTCACATTAACATATTGTCTGAACTTGTGCTGCAGTTTTTGCAGTATCTTCAGaaacaataacgctaaagaaaTCCTCAAAGAAAAAATTATACAGAGGGGTACTAGACCACAAATATGCAGCTCACCATTGACTTGTGTTTTTCACCCCGGCTAGTACCGTGGGCTTGCGGCACGACagttgtgaaatggtcggtgcgtaaatactaaactttttggacaacgtagaacttccgttcttACTGTGAGGCTCGTCAACCCTGGCGACGAAACACCCCAATCATTATCTCCAAATAAAGTTACCGTTTGGGCGGTGCATCTGACTGTGATACAGTATGCAGCGACGTTTCACCGTTACGAAAGCGGCAACTGTAAaccattgatcattttgcaggtcctcattcagtttcatcgaaactagaatagaatatattcgctcatgttgtgcacacctcatgcaatggccgaacgcgcgtcacgaacgctattcgctgcgagtcttgtgccctcggtggtattggaagcatagaaatcacgagaaaatAAACATCTGGTCCCcagtgaagagttcttttaggtgtttgcacagttagcgatgcaacagctccagtgtggcaaaaaaaaaaaaaaaaagactctcgcacttcacatgtaaacagaGTTAGCTACCCGACGGCTATCACGccaggtactttctccggaggccgcatcgcggcgccaccaatTTGTCGTACGTCCCTATAACACGACATATGAGACAGACACACGAAATACTGTCGCTTTCTTGCTGAAATAGTCCGTCAAAATGTACGTGGGGGCTATTTATAATCTCTTTGTTACTGTTCTTGCAAGTCAAAGGCGTCTGCCAAGTATAACGGTAAAGCCTCATGAAAAGCGCCACAGGTTGCATACTCGGGCAAAAGGGCCCATTTCGTACTCCAGCTATGCAATCACAATACGAAAAGCGGAAGGGAGTCGGGCTGTAGATTCGGTGAAAGTCATTTCATCACGACTATTTCTGTTCAACAGCATGCACTGCAGGAACGTCGTAAGTAAAGACCACCCATTCACGGCCTTTGGCAATTGCATTGCAGGCTAGGTctcgcctctccaactacctgTAGCGTAGAGGCCACgtagaggcgctcgcgtcgtccccaagatggcggagaaaagagTGATTGCCGATGAATCAACCTTCTTCACGTTTTCTTCCACGAGACACATTTCAAGaattgtacaaaaaaaaaaaaaaaaaacataactcgCGTGTCATTTCCCACTTTCTTCGTTcttttcgttcacgccgctcctggGAAAGTATCCTTTTTCTCTTTGCCTTCTCGGCATTGAATCTTCTTCTTCGCAGTATTTATTACTGCGGAACTTGGCAGTGCTTGTTGCTGTGtgagttctgtaagccgggAAACTCCATCGCATTCGATGGGAAGTTTCGGCATCGTTTTGGGTTGCCGCAAAACATATCGGCTGgctgctgttactatcattcattgagtgcttctaCAGCtgtccgctaggtggcgagcagccgGCTGGAGCGGCGGATATTCTCGGGTGTCTTACCTTCTTCCGAGTTGCAAAAATGCAAACACAAGACGGTCGCGTGTTTGTACTTCATTCATGCTCTTGAAAAGAAGGCTTTCTTCAATGGTGACACAATACACGCACGTAGATGATGGAGATGATGTGGGACGGTTTTCCCACCATAAAAGAGATGGAACGATATCGATATTCTTATCGGTATTATCGATATTTTACGCCCGCGGTGTTATCGATACCTTTAAAATGTTGATATTTATCGATAAAATGTCGTTATTCACATCGATCTAGATATCGACGTTACATCCATATAGATATCGATATGCATGCTGATAGAAATAGCAGTAATTCGGCGTCTTCTGCGCGCGGACAGGCTGTGAAAAAAGGAGCGGGTCAACGAGTTTATTAACCAAACTTGACggctttcccccctctctcCCTCTTGATTTGGTTTTACAACACGATGCCGATATTTCCTGTAAAGATGTAATGCACATTAGGGGAAAGCTTTGTTAGTTTGTAAAAGTTCGTGGATCCTCCGGGGCGGAAAATCGCAGCGACTCCTGGTTATTGCCACAGGCCTGCACTGATAAGCCTCATCATACGCAAACGtgtttttttcccctctctATCTATTATGTATACTACTAAAAGTACGGTGTGATTTTCCCGTTATTCTTCTCCACACTTTTTCATATATTTTTTCGCCGGTGGTTTCCTCCTAAGTACCAACAAAAAAGGCTGGCGAAACACCAGTGCCCCTGTAGTAATTAGCGCAGTTGTTACGAATGAGCCCAATGAGTTGAAAACAAGAACGCGGCGAAATAGAAAGGCCCAGTAAAAGGGCCGACACAAGAGACACAGCACGACCCCTTCCATGTTTGGCGCGCCATCCATCTAACTGGCCTCCTCTAGGAAGCACCCAGAAGTCAGCAAAAGAACCGCATAGGTCAGAGGCCAAGAATTCGTCACAATCAAGGCTTCGCAAACCAATTTAATCACGAGAAAGGCGGCACAATTATTTTTGGATCTTTGAGGCCGGCTGCTTGCGGTGCTCACACAATGGTTCTCCAAAATCTCGGTGCACAAGGCGGTGCATGGTCACCCCCTTTCAAATCAAGCATCTCGACTTGCATAATATGAATACGGATGCGTCACACCCGGGAAGGAAATAAATAGGAAGGGGAAGGGAGAAGTATGGCAGAGAGCCGTGCGTTTCTGGAAATTAAAATTGCGGACGGCTTGAGAGGACTAGAAAAGCAGAGACTATGTAGGCGAAGCCGTAAATTTCTGTTgcggctttaaaaaaaaaacgacaacaggCGAGGCCGGGTTGAGCCGGTTACGTTTTTTGGTTCCCATTTTTGTTTTGCGACGAAAGTACGTATGTCAGGTTGCTGAAGCCTCTGGTAAAGTTCAGGGGGTCTCTTGGCTACACATCACAATATTAAACAAGTgttaggtaaaaaaaaaa includes these proteins:
- the LOC135397222 gene encoding alpha-1A adrenergic receptor-like, producing the protein MESITRSSNVSESLLVSIAFLENYSSYFAEDLNVTSYRSTADVDLTTVILKGGLLLFLILLTITGNVMVLMAVLLNSNLRTTTNCFIINLALADLLLGASVLPFSATLELLDKQWFFGQIFCNIWAATDVLCCTASINSLCVISVDRYIGVTRPLTYSTIVTHKRAVLACILVWLLSVVISVGPLFGWREPPPSVPYVCEVTKQTGYVVFSVAFSFYIPTFIILVLYYRIYKAAARQTKFLETGVKIIKPSGDAEQLTLRVHTRTNRAFSGSQCDVNGTDKGQKLSTVGIQGRLAKFKRQKKAAKTLGIVVGVFIMCWFPFFFILPLSTLCKSCTIPPLLFDFCFWTGYMNSCLNPFIYASTSREYKRAFRAILRCQWSKHRDGGSSPYDAHGNWTGSKSVTYTLRSLKGSVDERQSHGLNLSDQCMSEELDSLSIRPSPVSPMGRLNEFKASAHSA